From Cecembia calidifontis, one genomic window encodes:
- a CDS encoding metal-dependent hydrolase family protein codes for MFSLRSIAILIFTCLFLPLYAQIQESGSILFENVRVFDGKSKDLSGPVNVWIEGNKIRSISTAPIPTASGMTKIQGNGKTLMPGLIDVHVHMAFGSLTMREMMSPMLSEGVIMEKVGVGAEKMLMRGFTSVRDAGGPIFPLKMGVDSGKIKGPRIWPSGATISQTAGHGDFRTPEEQSRRFFGEPSRAERFNATFIADGRDEVLTAVRENLRFGASQIKLMAGGGTSSAYDPVDVTQYTFDEMRAAVEAAEDWGTYVMVHAYTPRAVQRAIKAGVKCVEHGQMLDEKTLRLMKRKGIWLSTQNLRESTPNMDPQRVEKRKPVIEGQAKLWPMVQKMKLKIAWGTDFLFEPELNEQQNAYILLLQQWFTNAEILKMVTHDNAELLQLSGLRSPYPGKLGVVEEGALADLILVDGNPLADLSLIANPAEKFVVIMKDGKVYKNMVE; via the coding sequence ATGTTTTCACTTAGATCTATTGCTATCTTAATTTTTACATGCCTTTTTCTGCCTCTCTATGCTCAAATCCAAGAAAGCGGAAGCATCCTATTCGAAAACGTCCGGGTCTTTGATGGAAAGTCCAAGGACCTATCCGGACCAGTGAATGTTTGGATTGAAGGAAATAAAATCAGGAGTATCAGTACTGCTCCGATTCCAACAGCGAGTGGGATGACCAAAATTCAAGGTAATGGAAAAACCCTGATGCCCGGACTGATCGATGTACACGTACACATGGCTTTCGGGTCCCTAACGATGAGGGAAATGATGTCTCCCATGCTTTCTGAGGGAGTGATTATGGAAAAAGTGGGAGTAGGTGCTGAAAAGATGTTAATGCGGGGATTCACATCTGTGAGGGATGCGGGTGGACCAATTTTTCCTCTTAAAATGGGAGTTGATTCTGGTAAAATAAAAGGTCCAAGGATTTGGCCATCAGGAGCTACTATCTCTCAGACAGCAGGACATGGCGATTTCCGTACTCCTGAAGAGCAGTCTAGAAGGTTTTTCGGAGAGCCCTCTAGGGCTGAAAGGTTCAACGCTACCTTCATTGCAGATGGACGGGACGAGGTCTTGACTGCTGTGAGGGAAAACCTCCGCTTTGGAGCCAGTCAGATCAAATTGATGGCAGGCGGGGGAACCTCTTCTGCGTATGATCCAGTAGATGTAACCCAATATACTTTTGATGAAATGCGGGCGGCAGTAGAAGCAGCGGAAGATTGGGGTACCTATGTCATGGTACATGCCTACACGCCAAGAGCTGTACAAAGAGCGATCAAAGCCGGAGTCAAATGCGTAGAACATGGACAGATGTTGGATGAAAAGACCTTGAGGTTGATGAAAAGAAAAGGTATTTGGCTGAGCACTCAAAATCTGAGAGAAAGCACACCTAATATGGATCCACAAAGGGTTGAAAAACGAAAACCGGTGATTGAAGGTCAGGCCAAACTCTGGCCTATGGTACAAAAGATGAAACTCAAGATCGCCTGGGGTACAGATTTCCTTTTCGAACCTGAGCTCAACGAACAGCAGAATGCCTATATTCTCCTATTACAGCAATGGTTTACCAATGCCGAAATCCTAAAAATGGTCACCCATGACAATGCCGAATTGCTGCAGCTTTCGGGACTAAGAAGTCCCTATCCCGGCAAATTGGGTGTGGTGGAAGAGGGTGCTTTGGCAGATTTGATTTTGGTGGATGGGAATCCATTAGCTGACCTTTCACTTATTGCCAATCCCGCAGAGAAGTTTGTGGTGATCATGAAAGATGGAAAGGTGTATAAGAATATGGTGGAATAA